In the Geobacter sp. FeAm09 genome, one interval contains:
- the rimP gene encoding ribosome maturation factor RimP has translation MSTVKGDVCGQVTEIALPILESLGMELVDVEFVKVGRDSVLRLFIDKDGGIGLDDCADVSRELSAVLDVEDIIPGHYSLEVSSPGLDRPLKKPADYERFTGRLVKVRTFEALPDDAGNKRKTFTGRLEGLVDGNVVIRLTEGQSASIPLEKVAKANLEFEF, from the coding sequence ATGAGTACTGTCAAAGGCGATGTTTGCGGGCAAGTAACCGAAATTGCCCTGCCCATTCTGGAGTCCCTCGGCATGGAACTGGTCGATGTGGAGTTCGTCAAGGTAGGGCGCGATAGCGTGCTGCGGCTTTTTATCGACAAGGATGGCGGCATCGGCCTGGACGACTGCGCCGACGTCAGCCGGGAGTTGTCGGCGGTCCTGGACGTGGAAGACATCATCCCCGGCCACTACTCCCTGGAGGTCTCTTCCCCCGGCCTGGACCGGCCCCTCAAGAAGCCGGCCGACTACGAGCGCTTTACCGGCCGGCTGGTGAAGGTGCGCACCTTCGAAGCGCTGCCGGACGATGCCGGCAACAAGCGCAAGACCTTTACGGGTCGGCTGGAGGGGTTGGTGGACGGCAACGTGGTCATCAGGCTCACCGAGGGGCAGTCCGCCTCGATTCCGCTGGAGAAGGTGGCCAAGGCCAATCTGGAATTCGAATTTTGA
- the nusA gene encoding transcription termination factor NusA, with product MDTNINLKHAIEQIVKEKGIDRQVVMEAMEQAVLTAANKKYRNTRDLEAHYNPDSGEVELFEFVTVVEEVQDSYKEIDLEEAREIDPDVEVGDSLGERLDATGFTRIAAQTAKQVIIQKVREAERETIFNEYSDRQWEIITGMVRRFEKGELLVDLGRAEAALPAKEQMPREVYRPGDRIRAIITEIRMTTKGPQIILSRTHPSMLAKLFELEVPEIAEGIVEINAVVRDPGSRAKIAVSSNDSDVDPVGACVGMRGARVQNVVSELRGEKIDIIPWSEDIARFACNALSPAQVSKVFVDEDNRVLEIVVADDQLSLAIGKRGQNVSLAARLTGCRIDIKSESKAAEAELAQFASFDGTKLEGEPEADEAAEGAEVVEGAEVTETVEAGAADAAVVADAEEKPAE from the coding sequence GTGGATACGAACATCAATCTCAAACATGCCATCGAACAGATCGTCAAGGAAAAGGGTATCGACCGGCAGGTGGTCATGGAGGCCATGGAGCAGGCGGTGTTGACCGCCGCCAACAAGAAGTACCGCAATACGCGGGACCTTGAGGCCCATTACAATCCTGACTCGGGCGAGGTGGAGCTGTTTGAGTTTGTAACCGTGGTGGAGGAGGTGCAGGACTCCTACAAGGAGATCGACCTCGAAGAAGCCCGCGAGATCGATCCCGATGTGGAGGTCGGCGACTCCCTGGGGGAGCGGCTCGACGCCACCGGGTTTACGCGCATCGCCGCCCAGACCGCCAAGCAGGTCATCATCCAGAAGGTGCGCGAGGCGGAGCGGGAGACCATCTTCAACGAGTACAGCGACCGCCAGTGGGAGATCATCACCGGCATGGTGCGGCGCTTCGAGAAGGGCGAACTGCTGGTTGACCTGGGGCGTGCCGAGGCGGCTCTTCCGGCCAAGGAGCAGATGCCGCGGGAGGTCTACCGTCCGGGCGACCGCATCCGCGCCATCATCACCGAGATCCGCATGACCACCAAGGGGCCGCAGATCATCCTCTCCCGCACCCATCCCAGCATGCTGGCCAAGCTGTTCGAGCTCGAGGTGCCCGAGATCGCCGAAGGCATCGTGGAGATCAACGCCGTGGTGCGCGATCCGGGCAGCCGCGCCAAGATCGCCGTATCCTCCAACGATTCGGATGTGGACCCGGTCGGCGCCTGCGTCGGCATGCGGGGCGCCCGCGTCCAGAACGTGGTATCGGAACTGCGGGGCGAAAAGATCGACATCATCCCCTGGTCCGAGGATATTGCCCGCTTTGCCTGCAACGCCCTGTCCCCGGCCCAGGTTTCCAAGGTGTTCGTGGATGAGGACAACCGGGTGCTGGAAATCGTCGTGGCCGACGACCAGCTCTCCCTGGCCATCGGCAAACGGGGCCAGAACGTCAGTCTTGCGGCCCGCCTGACCGGCTGCCGCATCGACATCAAGAGCGAATCCAAGGCCGCCGAGGCCGAGTTGGCCCAGTTCGCCTCCTTCGACGGCACCAAGTTGGAAGGGGAGCCGGAGGCCGATGAAGCGGCCGAAGGCGCCGAGGTTGTCGAAGGCGCTGAAGTTACCGAAACTGTCGAAGCCGGGGCCGCCGATGCCGCGGTTGTGGCGGATGCCGAAGAAAAGCCGGCGGAGTAG
- a CDS encoding DUF448 domain-containing protein, whose amino-acid sequence MARQDGGEKPQRSCLACRETRDRDRLIRFVLSPQGEVVPDLDAKLPGRGAYTCVNAACLAAAVKHRQFGRAFKREVAVPAPDEMTAWVAKLLLERVMGYVALANKAGKIVAGGSMVGDALKSKNKPGLVLVARDVSEGIGEKIEAQAAGNGVPCLRVLTKDDYGALLGKAPRSALGIKSSGFVAQLLKSIERYRNFLGEVQ is encoded by the coding sequence ATGGCCCGCCAGGATGGTGGAGAAAAACCGCAGCGCAGTTGTCTTGCGTGCCGCGAAACCAGGGACCGGGACCGCCTGATCCGTTTCGTGCTCTCGCCGCAGGGGGAAGTGGTGCCGGACCTGGACGCCAAGCTGCCCGGCAGGGGCGCCTATACCTGCGTCAATGCCGCATGCCTGGCCGCTGCGGTCAAGCATCGCCAGTTCGGCCGCGCCTTCAAGCGTGAGGTGGCCGTGCCCGCTCCCGACGAGATGACCGCCTGGGTGGCAAAGCTGTTGCTCGAACGGGTCATGGGGTACGTCGCCCTGGCCAACAAGGCCGGCAAGATCGTTGCCGGCGGTTCCATGGTGGGCGATGCGCTGAAAAGCAAGAACAAGCCGGGGCTGGTCCTGGTGGCCCGGGATGTTTCCGAGGGCATCGGAGAGAAGATCGAAGCCCAGGCGGCCGGCAACGGCGTGCCCTGTCTGCGGGTTCTGACAAAGGACGATTACGGCGCCCTGCTCGGCAAGGCGCCGCGTAGTGCGCTTGGTATCAAATCGAGTGGTTTTGTTGCGCAACTTTTGAAATCTATTGAACGATATAGAAACTTCCTGGGGGAGGTGCAGTAA
- the infB gene encoding translation initiation factor IF-2, whose product MSKIRVSNLAEKLGVDARETLARLKEIGVEAKSAASLVEEDAVKKLLTPQPKESSAGTEEVRVTTNIIRRRAKAVPAAPVEEAPAPVAAAPTTPAAPAPVAAVPAAAAVVEPEKKPEPAPAPKAPVAQPPEPEAAAPREVPPAPTPTPAAAAEPAVPEKPKAQPEVLRAGPNQARILGRMEIPGVTSRPTRVVTKDAPPTPRSAPPRPQDSASRSGAPAAAPAGDQDRSRMKQVQLAPSAPSAGDSRRPGGKKDGPGHGGADAGKGKKGGASAGKGKKDQPKKHEILEKRERTFDPVYKGSKKKGGRERVVETRKTEITVPKAIKRIIRISESISVGELAKRMGIKANDLIKSLMKMGMMVTINHPLDYDTAVILASEYGYEVENVAVDLDEILESTPDAPETLVKRPPVVTIMGHVDHGKTSLLDAIREANVIAGEAGGITQHIGAYDVELNGRKITFLDTPGHEAFTAMRARGAKVTDIVILVVAADDGVMPQTREAINHSKAAEVPIIVAINKIDKPDAKPERVKQELMEFGLVASEWGGDATMVEVSAKKRLNLEELLEMVLLQADVMELKANPDKLAKGTIVEAKLDKGRGPVATVLVQEGTLKAGDYCVVGVHSGRVRAMQNDRAEKVLAAGPSKPVEVVGLSGVPDAGDIFVAMKDEKQAKEIATLRQIKLRELELAKHSKLSLEDLYRKIQSGEVKDLNVIVKGDVQGSVEAVGESLRKLSTDAVRLNVIHSAVGAVTETDVNLAAASNAIIIGFNVRPEVKAQGLAEKEGVDIRLYNIIYDAVEDVKKAMEGLLEPTFKEKYLGRSEVRELFSVPKIGIVSGCHVQDGKMLRNAQVRLLRDNVVVYEGKMSSLRRFKDDVKEVASGYECGIGLENYHDIKVGDIIEAFEMEKVAAKL is encoded by the coding sequence ATGAGCAAGATACGCGTGAGCAATCTGGCGGAAAAATTGGGTGTAGATGCCCGTGAGACCCTTGCCAGGCTCAAAGAGATCGGGGTTGAGGCCAAATCGGCGGCCTCCCTGGTCGAAGAGGATGCCGTCAAGAAGCTGCTGACGCCTCAGCCCAAGGAAAGCAGTGCCGGCACCGAAGAGGTGCGGGTCACGACCAACATCATCAGGCGCCGCGCCAAAGCCGTTCCGGCCGCGCCGGTCGAGGAAGCGCCGGCTCCGGTGGCCGCCGCCCCGACAACGCCCGCAGCTCCGGCCCCGGTCGCTGCTGTTCCCGCTGCCGCCGCCGTTGTGGAGCCGGAAAAGAAGCCGGAACCGGCCCCGGCCCCCAAGGCCCCGGTGGCCCAGCCCCCCGAGCCGGAGGCCGCTGCTCCCCGTGAAGTGCCGCCCGCACCGACCCCGACCCCGGCCGCCGCTGCGGAGCCGGCTGTTCCGGAAAAGCCCAAGGCGCAGCCCGAAGTTCTGAGGGCCGGCCCCAATCAGGCCCGTATCCTGGGCCGGATGGAGATCCCGGGCGTGACCAGCCGTCCGACCCGCGTGGTGACCAAGGACGCGCCCCCCACGCCGCGCAGCGCCCCGCCCAGGCCACAGGATTCGGCGTCCCGCAGCGGTGCCCCCGCAGCGGCACCCGCAGGCGATCAGGACCGCTCCCGCATGAAGCAGGTGCAGCTTGCGCCGTCAGCCCCCTCGGCCGGCGACAGCCGCCGCCCCGGCGGGAAAAAGGACGGCCCGGGCCATGGCGGCGCGGATGCCGGCAAGGGCAAGAAGGGTGGCGCTTCCGCCGGCAAGGGCAAGAAGGATCAGCCGAAGAAACACGAGATTCTGGAAAAACGCGAGCGTACCTTCGACCCGGTCTACAAAGGGTCCAAGAAGAAGGGCGGCCGGGAGCGGGTGGTGGAAACCCGCAAGACCGAGATCACCGTTCCCAAGGCCATCAAGCGTATCATCCGCATCTCCGAGAGCATCAGCGTCGGCGAGCTGGCCAAGCGCATGGGCATCAAGGCCAATGACCTGATCAAATCCCTGATGAAGATGGGGATGATGGTTACCATCAACCACCCCCTGGACTACGATACCGCGGTCATCCTGGCCTCCGAGTACGGTTATGAGGTGGAGAACGTGGCGGTGGACCTGGACGAGATCCTGGAATCGACCCCCGATGCGCCCGAAACCCTCGTGAAGCGGCCGCCGGTCGTGACCATCATGGGCCACGTCGACCACGGCAAGACCTCTCTTCTGGATGCCATCCGCGAGGCCAACGTCATCGCCGGCGAGGCGGGGGGCATCACCCAGCATATCGGCGCCTACGACGTGGAGTTGAACGGCCGCAAGATCACCTTCCTCGACACGCCGGGCCATGAAGCCTTTACCGCCATGCGCGCCCGCGGCGCCAAGGTGACCGATATCGTCATCCTGGTCGTTGCCGCCGACGACGGAGTCATGCCACAGACCCGCGAGGCCATCAACCACTCCAAGGCCGCCGAGGTTCCGATCATCGTGGCCATCAACAAGATCGACAAGCCGGACGCCAAGCCGGAGCGGGTCAAACAGGAATTGATGGAGTTCGGCCTGGTCGCGTCCGAGTGGGGCGGCGATGCCACCATGGTGGAGGTGTCGGCCAAGAAACGCCTCAACCTGGAAGAGCTTCTGGAAATGGTCCTGCTGCAGGCCGACGTAATGGAACTCAAGGCCAACCCGGATAAGCTGGCCAAGGGAACCATTGTGGAAGCCAAGCTGGACAAGGGGCGCGGCCCGGTTGCCACCGTGCTGGTGCAGGAAGGCACTCTCAAGGCGGGCGACTACTGCGTGGTCGGCGTCCATTCCGGCCGCGTGCGCGCCATGCAGAACGACCGCGCCGAGAAGGTGCTGGCGGCCGGCCCCTCCAAGCCGGTGGAAGTGGTGGGCCTCTCCGGCGTACCCGATGCCGGCGACATCTTCGTGGCCATGAAGGACGAAAAACAGGCCAAGGAGATCGCCACCCTGCGTCAGATCAAGCTGCGCGAACTGGAACTGGCCAAGCACAGCAAGCTCTCCCTGGAAGACCTGTACCGCAAGATCCAGAGCGGCGAGGTCAAGGACCTCAACGTCATCGTCAAGGGCGACGTGCAGGGGTCGGTGGAAGCCGTGGGCGAATCGTTGCGCAAGCTGTCCACCGATGCGGTGCGGCTCAACGTCATCCACTCTGCGGTCGGCGCCGTCACCGAGACGGACGTCAACCTGGCTGCCGCGTCCAATGCCATCATCATCGGCTTCAACGTCCGTCCCGAGGTCAAGGCCCAGGGGCTGGCCGAGAAGGAGGGGGTCGATATCCGCCTCTACAACATCATCTACGATGCGGTCGAGGACGTGAAGAAGGCCATGGAAGGGCTTCTGGAACCGACCTTCAAGGAGAAATACCTGGGCCGCTCCGAGGTGCGCGAGCTGTTCTCGGTGCCCAAGATCGGCATCGTCTCCGGCTGCCATGTCCAGGACGGCAAGATGCTGCGCAACGCCCAGGTCCGCCTGCTGCGCGACAACGTGGTGGTCTACGAGGGCAAGATGTCCTCCCTGCGCCGTTTCAAGGACGACGTCAAGGAAGTGGCCAGCGGCTACGAGTGCGGTATCGGCCTGGAGAACTACCACGACATCAAGGTCGGCGACATCATCGAAGCGTTCGAGATGGAAAAGGTCGCCGCGAAACTGTAA
- a CDS encoding ribosome-binding factor A produces MAHKRSDKVAETIHELISSILSRGLNDPRIGFVTITAVEVTDDLHLARVFFTVIGDDTAKKESEAGLNSAKGFLRRELGKSLTMRYTPDLLFKYDHSGEYGSRIDSLLKEIDTGHE; encoded by the coding sequence ATGGCACACAAACGCTCCGACAAGGTCGCCGAGACCATTCATGAATTGATTTCGTCGATCCTCTCCCGGGGGCTCAACGACCCGCGCATCGGTTTCGTCACCATCACCGCCGTGGAGGTTACCGACGACCTGCATCTGGCGAGGGTGTTCTTCACGGTTATCGGCGACGACACGGCCAAGAAGGAGAGCGAGGCCGGGCTGAACAGCGCCAAAGGGTTCCTGCGCCGTGAATTGGGCAAGAGCCTGACCATGCGCTATACCCCTGACCTCCTCTTCAAATATGATCACTCCGGGGAGTACGGTTCCCGGATAGACTCCCTTCTCAAGGAGATCGATACCGGGCATGAGTGA